One part of the Arabidopsis thaliana chromosome 4, partial sequence genome encodes these proteins:
- the BZO2H1 gene encoding bZIP transcription factor family protein (BZO2H1; CONTAINS InterPro DOMAIN/s: Basic-leucine zipper (bZIP) transcription factor (InterPro:IPR004827), bZIP transcription factor, bZIP-1 (InterPro:IPR011616), Basic leucine-zipper, C-terminal (InterPro:IPR020983); BEST Arabidopsis thaliana protein match is: basic leucine zipper 25 (TAIR:AT3G54620.1); Has 2459 Blast hits to 2451 proteins in 233 species: Archae - 2; Bacteria - 3; Metazoa - 274; Fungi - 129; Plants - 1935; Viruses - 0; Other Eukaryotes - 116 (source: NCBI BLink).), with protein sequence MNSIFSIDDFSDPFWETPPIPLNPDSSKPVTADEVSQSQPEWTFEMFLEEISSSAVSSEPLGNNNNAIVGVSSAQSLPSVSGQNDFEDDSRFRDRDSGNLDCAAPMTTKTVIVDSDDYRRVLKNKLETECATVVSLRVGSVKPEDSTSSPETQLQPVQSSPLTQGSLMTPGELGVTSSLPAEVKKTGVSMKQVTSGSSREYSDDEDLDEENETTGSLKPEDVKKSRRMLSNRESARRSRRRKQEQTSDLETQVNDLKGEHSSLLKQLSNMNHKYDEAAVGNRILKADIETLRAKVKMAEETVKRVTGMNPMLLGRSSGHNNNNRMPITGNNRMDSSSIIPAYQPHSNLNHMSNQNIGIPTILPPRLGNNFAAPPSQTSSPLQRIRNGQNHHVTPSANPYGWNTEPQNDSAWPKKCVD encoded by the exons ATGAACAGTATCTTCTCCATTGACGATTTCTCCGATCCTTTCTGGGAAACTCCTCCGATTCCTCTCAATCCCGACTCTTCTAAGCCTGTTACGGCGGATGAAGTTAGCCAGAGTCAACCGGAATGGACTTTCGAGATGTTTCTCGAAGAGATTTCTTCGTCGGCGGTGAGCTCTGAGCCACttggtaacaacaacaacgcgATCGTCGGTGTTTCTTCGGCGCAATCTCTTCCTTCTGTTTCCGGACAGAATGATTTCGAGGATGATAGTCGATTTCGTGATCGCGATTCGGGAAATTTGGATTGTGCTGCTCCCATGACGACGAAGACGGTGATTGTTGATTCCGATGATTATCGTCGTGTTCTTAAGAACAAGCTTGAGACTGAGTGCGCTACTGTTGTTTCTCTTCGG GTTGGGTCTGTGAAGCCTGAAGATTCGACTAGTTCTCCAGAAACTCAACTTCAACCAGTTCAATCCAGTCCTCTTACTCAAG GTTCTTTGATGACCCCAGGAGAACTTGGTGTTACTTCTTCCTTACCAGCTGAGGTGAAAAAAACTGGTGTATCAATGAAGCAGGTTACTAGTGGATCGTCGAGAGAATATTCTGATGACGAGGACCTTGATGAAGAGAATGAAACCACCGGTTCCTTGAAGCCAGAGGACGTTAAAAAATCTAGAAG GATGCTGTCAAATCGTGAGTCAGCTAGGCGATCTAGAAGGAGAAAGCAGGAGCAAACAAGTGACCTCGAAACACAG GTTAATGATCTAAAAGGTGAGCATTCATCACTTCTTAAACAACTGAGCAACATGAATCACAAGTATGACGAGGCTGCTGTTGGCAATAGAATACTAAAGGCTGACATTGAGACATTAAGAGCTAAG GTGAAAATGGCGGAAGAAACCGTGAAGAGAGTAACAGGAATGAATCCGATGCTTCTCGGAAGATCAAGTGgacataacaacaacaacagaatGCCAATAACTGGTAACAACAGGATGGATTCTTCTAGCATTATTCCAGCTTATCAACCACACTCAAACCTAAACCATAtgtcaaaccaaaacatcgGGATCCCAACCATTCTACCTCCAAGACTCGGAAACAATTTCGCTGCTCCTCCATCCCAAACCAGCTCTCCCTTGCAGAGAATTAGAAATGGGCAAAATCACCATGTTACTCCAAGCGCCAACCCGTATGGCTGGAATACCGAACCTCAGAACGATTCAGCATG GCCGAAAAAATGCGTGGACTGA
- the BZO2H1 gene encoding bZIP transcription factor family protein, translating to MNSIFSIDDFSDPFWETPPIPLNPDSSKPVTADEVSQSQPEWTFEMFLEEISSSAVSSEPLGNNNNAIVGVSSAQSLPSVSGQNDFEDDSRFRDRDSGNLDCAAPMTTKTVIVDSDDYRRVLKNKLETECATVVSLRVGSVKPEDSTSSPETQLQPVQSSPLTQGELGVTSSLPAEVKKTGVSMKQVTSGSSREYSDDEDLDEENETTGSLKPEDVKKSRRMLSNRESARRSRRRKQEQTSDLETQVNDLKGEHSSLLKQLSNMNHKYDEAAVGNRILKADIETLRAKVKMAEETVKRVTGMNPMLLGRSSGHNNNNRMPITGNNRMDSSSIIPAYQPHSNLNHMSNQNIGIPTILPPRLGNNFAAPPSQTSSPLQRIRNGQNHHVTPSANPYGWNTEPQNDSAW from the exons ATGAACAGTATCTTCTCCATTGACGATTTCTCCGATCCTTTCTGGGAAACTCCTCCGATTCCTCTCAATCCCGACTCTTCTAAGCCTGTTACGGCGGATGAAGTTAGCCAGAGTCAACCGGAATGGACTTTCGAGATGTTTCTCGAAGAGATTTCTTCGTCGGCGGTGAGCTCTGAGCCACttggtaacaacaacaacgcgATCGTCGGTGTTTCTTCGGCGCAATCTCTTCCTTCTGTTTCCGGACAGAATGATTTCGAGGATGATAGTCGATTTCGTGATCGCGATTCGGGAAATTTGGATTGTGCTGCTCCCATGACGACGAAGACGGTGATTGTTGATTCCGATGATTATCGTCGTGTTCTTAAGAACAAGCTTGAGACTGAGTGCGCTACTGTTGTTTCTCTTCGG GTTGGGTCTGTGAAGCCTGAAGATTCGACTAGTTCTCCAGAAACTCAACTTCAACCAGTTCAATCCAGTCCTCTTACTCAAG GAGAACTTGGTGTTACTTCTTCCTTACCAGCTGAGGTGAAAAAAACTGGTGTATCAATGAAGCAGGTTACTAGTGGATCGTCGAGAGAATATTCTGATGACGAGGACCTTGATGAAGAGAATGAAACCACCGGTTCCTTGAAGCCAGAGGACGTTAAAAAATCTAGAAG GATGCTGTCAAATCGTGAGTCAGCTAGGCGATCTAGAAGGAGAAAGCAGGAGCAAACAAGTGACCTCGAAACACAG GTTAATGATCTAAAAGGTGAGCATTCATCACTTCTTAAACAACTGAGCAACATGAATCACAAGTATGACGAGGCTGCTGTTGGCAATAGAATACTAAAGGCTGACATTGAGACATTAAGAGCTAAG GTGAAAATGGCGGAAGAAACCGTGAAGAGAGTAACAGGAATGAATCCGATGCTTCTCGGAAGATCAAGTGgacataacaacaacaacagaatGCCAATAACTGGTAACAACAGGATGGATTCTTCTAGCATTATTCCAGCTTATCAACCACACTCAAACCTAAACCATAtgtcaaaccaaaacatcgGGATCCCAACCATTCTACCTCCAAGACTCGGAAACAATTTCGCTGCTCCTCCATCCCAAACCAGCTCTCCCTTGCAGAGAATTAGAAATGGGCAAAATCACCATGTTACTCCAAGCGCCAACCCGTATGGCTGGAATACCGAACCTCAGAACGATTCAGCATGGTAA
- the BZO2H1 gene encoding bZIP transcription factor family protein (BZO2H1; CONTAINS InterPro DOMAIN/s: Basic-leucine zipper (bZIP) transcription factor (InterPro:IPR004827), bZIP transcription factor, bZIP-1 (InterPro:IPR011616), Basic leucine-zipper, C-terminal (InterPro:IPR020983); BEST Arabidopsis thaliana protein match is: basic leucine zipper 25 (TAIR:AT3G54620.1); Has 2464 Blast hits to 2453 proteins in 235 species: Archae - 2; Bacteria - 9; Metazoa - 253; Fungi - 131; Plants - 1940; Viruses - 0; Other Eukaryotes - 129 (source: NCBI BLink).): protein MNSIFSIDDFSDPFWETPPIPLNPDSSKPVTADEVSQSQPEWTFEMFLEEISSSAVSSEPLGNNNNAIVGVSSAQSLPSVSGQNDFEDDSRFRDRDSGNLDCAAPMTTKTVIVDSDDYRRVLKNKLETECATVVSLRVGSVKPEDSTSSPETQLQPVQSSPLTQGELGVTSSLPAEVKKTGVSMKQVTSGSSREYSDDEDLDEENETTGSLKPEDVKKSRRMLSNRESARRSRRRKQEQTSDLETQVNDLKGEHSSLLKQLSNMNHKYDEAAVGNRILKADIETLRAKVKMAEETVKRVTGMNPMLLGRSSGHNNNNRMPITGNNRMDSSSIIPAYQPHSNLNHMSNQNIGIPTILPPRLGNNFAAPPSQTSSPLQRIRNGQNHHVTPSANPYGWNTEPQNDSAWPKKCVD, encoded by the exons ATGAACAGTATCTTCTCCATTGACGATTTCTCCGATCCTTTCTGGGAAACTCCTCCGATTCCTCTCAATCCCGACTCTTCTAAGCCTGTTACGGCGGATGAAGTTAGCCAGAGTCAACCGGAATGGACTTTCGAGATGTTTCTCGAAGAGATTTCTTCGTCGGCGGTGAGCTCTGAGCCACttggtaacaacaacaacgcgATCGTCGGTGTTTCTTCGGCGCAATCTCTTCCTTCTGTTTCCGGACAGAATGATTTCGAGGATGATAGTCGATTTCGTGATCGCGATTCGGGAAATTTGGATTGTGCTGCTCCCATGACGACGAAGACGGTGATTGTTGATTCCGATGATTATCGTCGTGTTCTTAAGAACAAGCTTGAGACTGAGTGCGCTACTGTTGTTTCTCTTCGG GTTGGGTCTGTGAAGCCTGAAGATTCGACTAGTTCTCCAGAAACTCAACTTCAACCAGTTCAATCCAGTCCTCTTACTCAAG GAGAACTTGGTGTTACTTCTTCCTTACCAGCTGAGGTGAAAAAAACTGGTGTATCAATGAAGCAGGTTACTAGTGGATCGTCGAGAGAATATTCTGATGACGAGGACCTTGATGAAGAGAATGAAACCACCGGTTCCTTGAAGCCAGAGGACGTTAAAAAATCTAGAAG GATGCTGTCAAATCGTGAGTCAGCTAGGCGATCTAGAAGGAGAAAGCAGGAGCAAACAAGTGACCTCGAAACACAG GTTAATGATCTAAAAGGTGAGCATTCATCACTTCTTAAACAACTGAGCAACATGAATCACAAGTATGACGAGGCTGCTGTTGGCAATAGAATACTAAAGGCTGACATTGAGACATTAAGAGCTAAG GTGAAAATGGCGGAAGAAACCGTGAAGAGAGTAACAGGAATGAATCCGATGCTTCTCGGAAGATCAAGTGgacataacaacaacaacagaatGCCAATAACTGGTAACAACAGGATGGATTCTTCTAGCATTATTCCAGCTTATCAACCACACTCAAACCTAAACCATAtgtcaaaccaaaacatcgGGATCCCAACCATTCTACCTCCAAGACTCGGAAACAATTTCGCTGCTCCTCCATCCCAAACCAGCTCTCCCTTGCAGAGAATTAGAAATGGGCAAAATCACCATGTTACTCCAAGCGCCAACCCGTATGGCTGGAATACCGAACCTCAGAACGATTCAGCATG GCCGAAAAAATGCGTGGACTGA
- the BZO2H1 gene encoding bZIP transcription factor family protein produces the protein MNSIFSIDDFSDPFWETPPIPLNPDSSKPVTADEVSQSQPEWTFEMFLEEISSSAVSSEPLGNNNNAIVGVSSAQSLPSVSGQNDFEDDSRFRDRDSGNLDCAAPMTTKTVIVDSDDYRRVLKNKLETECATVVSLRVGSVKPEDSTSSPETQLQPVQSSPLTQGSLMTPGELGVTSSLPAEVKKTGVSMKQVTSGSSREYSDDEDLDEENETTGSLKPEDVKKSRRMLSNRESARRSRRRKQEQTSDLETQVNDLKGEHSSLLKQLSNMNHKYDEAAVGNRILKADIETLRAKVKMAEETVKRVTGMNPMLLGRSSGHNNNNRMPITGNNRMDSSSIIPAYQPHSNLNHMSNQNIGIPTILPPRLGNNFAAPPSQTSSPLQRIRNGQNHHVTPSANPYGWNTEPQNDSAW, from the exons ATGAACAGTATCTTCTCCATTGACGATTTCTCCGATCCTTTCTGGGAAACTCCTCCGATTCCTCTCAATCCCGACTCTTCTAAGCCTGTTACGGCGGATGAAGTTAGCCAGAGTCAACCGGAATGGACTTTCGAGATGTTTCTCGAAGAGATTTCTTCGTCGGCGGTGAGCTCTGAGCCACttggtaacaacaacaacgcgATCGTCGGTGTTTCTTCGGCGCAATCTCTTCCTTCTGTTTCCGGACAGAATGATTTCGAGGATGATAGTCGATTTCGTGATCGCGATTCGGGAAATTTGGATTGTGCTGCTCCCATGACGACGAAGACGGTGATTGTTGATTCCGATGATTATCGTCGTGTTCTTAAGAACAAGCTTGAGACTGAGTGCGCTACTGTTGTTTCTCTTCGG GTTGGGTCTGTGAAGCCTGAAGATTCGACTAGTTCTCCAGAAACTCAACTTCAACCAGTTCAATCCAGTCCTCTTACTCAAG GTTCTTTGATGACCCCAGGAGAACTTGGTGTTACTTCTTCCTTACCAGCTGAGGTGAAAAAAACTGGTGTATCAATGAAGCAGGTTACTAGTGGATCGTCGAGAGAATATTCTGATGACGAGGACCTTGATGAAGAGAATGAAACCACCGGTTCCTTGAAGCCAGAGGACGTTAAAAAATCTAGAAG GATGCTGTCAAATCGTGAGTCAGCTAGGCGATCTAGAAGGAGAAAGCAGGAGCAAACAAGTGACCTCGAAACACAG GTTAATGATCTAAAAGGTGAGCATTCATCACTTCTTAAACAACTGAGCAACATGAATCACAAGTATGACGAGGCTGCTGTTGGCAATAGAATACTAAAGGCTGACATTGAGACATTAAGAGCTAAG GTGAAAATGGCGGAAGAAACCGTGAAGAGAGTAACAGGAATGAATCCGATGCTTCTCGGAAGATCAAGTGgacataacaacaacaacagaatGCCAATAACTGGTAACAACAGGATGGATTCTTCTAGCATTATTCCAGCTTATCAACCACACTCAAACCTAAACCATAtgtcaaaccaaaacatcgGGATCCCAACCATTCTACCTCCAAGACTCGGAAACAATTTCGCTGCTCCTCCATCCCAAACCAGCTCTCCCTTGCAGAGAATTAGAAATGGGCAAAATCACCATGTTACTCCAAGCGCCAACCCGTATGGCTGGAATACCGAACCTCAGAACGATTCAGCATGGTAA
- a CDS encoding ENTH/ANTH/VHS superfamily protein (ENTH/ANTH/VHS superfamily protein; FUNCTIONS IN: phospholipid binding, clathrin binding, binding, phosphatidylinositol binding; INVOLVED IN: clathrin coat assembly; LOCATED IN: clathrin coat; EXPRESSED IN: male gametophyte, pollen tube; EXPRESSED DURING: L mature pollen stage, M germinated pollen stage; CONTAINS InterPro DOMAIN/s: Epsin-like, N-terminal (InterPro:IPR013809), ANTH (InterPro:IPR011417), ENTH/VHS (InterPro:IPR008942), Clathrin adaptor, phosphoinositide-binding, GAT-like (InterPro:IPR014712); BEST Arabidopsis thaliana protein match is: ENTH/ANTH/VHS superfamily protein (TAIR:AT1G03050.1); Has 1450 Blast hits to 1384 proteins in 224 species: Archae - 6; Bacteria - 69; Metazoa - 513; Fungi - 180; Plants - 407; Viruses - 6; Other Eukaryotes - 269 (source: NCBI BLink).) — MGSSKLKRAIGAVKDQTSVGLAKVGGRSSSLTELEIAVVKATRHDDYPAEDKYIREILCLTSYSRNYVSACVATLSRRLNKTKNWSVALKTLILIQRLLTDGDRAYEQEIFFATRRGTRLLNMSDFRDASQSDSWDYSAFVRTYALYLDERLDYRMQGRRGKKKSGGGGGGDGDSGEEDDHRGTSNDIRSKAIVVKSKPVAEMKTEKIFNRVQHLQQLLDRFLACRPTGNAKNNRVVIVAMYPIVKESFQLYYNITEIMGVLIERFMELDIHDSIKVYEIFCRVSKQFDELDPFYGWCKNMAVARSSEYPELEKITQKKLDLMDEFIRDKSALAAQTTKSSSKRSNKSEEEESKTEYIQENQEDLNSIKALPAPEQKEEEEEEEKMETKKDVEEVVSRQDQEGDLLDLTDEAGVTAGTVGDSLALALFDGVVGTESASGPGWEAFNDNSADWETDLVRSATRLSGQKSELGGGFDTLLLDGMYQYGAVNAAVKTSTAYGSSGSASSVAFGSAGSPAASMLALPAPPPTANGNRNSPVMVDPFAASLEVAPPAYVQMNDMEKKQRLLMEEQIMWDQYNRSGRQGHMNFGQNQQQQYYQLPYSMGPYSYTPRY; from the exons ATGGGTTCAAGTAAGCTAAAACGTGCCATAGGAGCCGTGAAAGATCAAACAAGCGTAGGATTAGCCAAAGTCGGTGGTCGAAGCAGTTCTTTAACGGAACTCGAAATAGCTGTCGTGAAAGCGACGCGACATGATGACTATCCAGCGGAGGACAAGTACATTAGAGAGATTTTATGCCTAACTTCTTACTCACGCAATTACGTAAGCGCTTGTGTGGCAACTCTCTCGCGACGGCTCAACAAGACCAAGAACTGGTCGGTTGCTCTCAAAACCTTGATTTTGATCCAACGGTTGCTAACAGATGGAGATAGAGCCTACGAGCAAGAGATCTTCTTCGCGACGAGACGAGGAACGAGATTGCTTAACATGTCTGATTTCAGAGATGCGAGTCAGTCTGATTCGTGGGATTACTCTGCTTTTGTTCGGACTTATGCTTTGTATTTGGATGAACGTCTTGATTACCGGATGCAAGGAAGacgagggaaaaaaaaaagtggtggtggtggtggcggtgaTGGTGATTCCGGCGAGGAAGATGATCATCGAGGGACAAGCAACGATATTCGGTCGAAAGCTATTGTGGTTAAATCTAAACCAGTCGCAgagatgaaaacagagaaaatctTCAACAGAGTACAACATTTACAACAGCTTCTTGATCGGTTCTTGGCTTGTCGTCCAACAG GTAATGCGAAGAACAACAGAGTGGTGATTGTGGCTATGTATCCGATAGTAAAAGAGAGTTTTCAGTTATACTACAATATAACAGAGATCATGGGAGTATTAATAGAGCGATTCATGGAATTAGACATTCATGATTCCATCAAAGTCTATGAAATCTTCTGTCGAGTTTCTAAACAGTTTGACGAGTTAGATCCGTTTTACGGATGGTGTAAGAACATGGCAGTTGCAAGATCTTCAGAGTATCCAGAATTGGAAAAGATTACACAGAAGAAACTTGATCTCATGGATGAGTTTATAAGAGATAAATCAGCTTTAGCTgcacaaacaacaaaatcatcatcaaaaagGTCTAACAAAtctgaggaggaggagagcaaaacagagtatattcaagaaaatcaagaagattTAAACTCCATCAAAGCATTACCCGCACCGgaacagaaagaagaagaggaagaagaagagaaaatggaaacaaagaaagatgttgaagaagtgGTTTCAAGACAAGATCAAGAGGGTGATTTGCTGGATTTAACAGATGAAGCGGGTGTAACGGCAGGAACGGTTGGTGATAGTTTGGCGTTAGCGTTATTTGATGGTGTCGTTGGGACCGAGAGTGCGTCTGGACCGGGGTGGGAAGCGTTTAACGATAATTCGGCGGATTGGGAGACGGACTTGGTGAGATCGGCGACAAGATTGTCGGGACAAAAGAGTGAGCTCGGAGGAGGATTTGATACTTTGTTGCTTGATGGAATGTATCAGTACGGTGCGGTTAATGCTGCGGTTAAAACGTCTACGGCTTATGGAAGTAGTGGAAGTGCTAGTAGTGTGGCTTTTGGTTCTGCAGGAAGCCCAGCAg CCTCGATGTTGGCATTGCCAGCGCCGCCACCGACAGCCAATGGAAACAGAAATAGTCCGGTGATGGTGGATCCATTCGCGGCGTCGCTAGAGGTAGCCCCACCAGCATACGTGCAAATGAATGATAtggagaaaaaacaaagattgttAATGGAAGAACAAATAATGTGGGATCAATACAACAGAAGTGGAAGACAAGGTCACATGAATTTCGgacaaaaccaacaacaacaatattatCAGCTTCCATACTCCATGGGACCTTACTCTTACACGCCTCGCTAttga
- a CDS encoding uncharacterized protein (unknown protein; FUNCTIONS IN: molecular_function unknown; INVOLVED IN: biological_process unknown; LOCATED IN: endomembrane system; BEST Arabidopsis thaliana protein match is: unknown protein (TAIR:AT1G18486.1); Has 30201 Blast hits to 17322 proteins in 780 species: Archae - 12; Bacteria - 1396; Metazoa - 17338; Fungi - 3422; Plants - 5037; Viruses - 0; Other Eukaryotes - 2996 (source: NCBI BLink).), whose product MKTSMSIVAVVFFVTFLAISAAPLNPQEACIRRNINRSQPPRSSSLETAKTSMFESLRDNLCKDMARAVMFYVRITGKFPSNYVKAMCNVFGNDEKKVKEYVLEKWLGGSKLLSNVSCAFH is encoded by the coding sequence ATGAAGACTTCCATGAGCATCGTCGCCGTAGTCTTCTTTGTGACCTTCCTCGCTATCTCTGCTGCTCCCTTAAACCCCCAAGAAGCTTGCATACGAAGAAATATCAACAGGTCGCAACCACCAAGATCTTCTTCACTCGAAACGGCCAAGACGTCAATGTTTGAATCTCTGAGGGACAATTTGTGCAAAGACATGGCTCGTGCCGTCATGTTCTATGTGAGGATAACCGGAAAATTTCCATCTAACTATGTTAAGGCTATGTGTAATGTGTTTGGAAATGatgagaagaaagtgaaggagTATGTTCTGGAGAAATGGTTGGGAGGTTCGAAGCTCCTGTCTAATGTATCTTGTGCTTTTCATTGA